A single region of the Lineus longissimus chromosome 14, tnLinLong1.2, whole genome shotgun sequence genome encodes:
- the LOC135498744 gene encoding kinesin-like protein KIF23 isoform X2, translated as MRNQKRRAPQKNKEDTDPVEVFCRIRPIDDNYDKCVSVVGPVTVQLTPPEHSQAYKNGNYTESQYSYRFVFEETTSQKAIYDHVAMPLVEDLLHGKNGLLFTYGITSSGKTHTMTGTPQEQGILPRCCDVIFNSIQELQAKKYVFIPDRQNAFDVQCEADAMVDRQRKDILPKLMTPKTPGTPRRHARNDRNDDAPRIKEQSAIGGLDEDTNYAVFVSYIEIYNNFVYDLLEDLPYDPITGYKPPQSKVLREDRDHNMYVHNGVEIEVKNTEEAFDVFTKGQKRRKVAHTALNASSSRSHSVFNIRLVQAPLDPIGEEVVQDKEKICVSQLSLVDLAGSERTNRTKNHGERLREAGNINQTLMVLRTCIECLRENQKNSGNKMVPFRDSRLTHLFKNYFDGEGKVKMIVCVNPKADEYDETVQVMRFAELTQEVQVARPSTVRFDLGYTPGRRKMNQQYKDQLNHMHEQEVPSVATSVRLYDIGPPFPMFELNDPSDTVTLTTLTHYLQERDVRRQNFMTDLLRKQDLFRTRLLDIDNENSELRCRFSNLETVVRTKETESTKLERKIRSLENQNRDLQRTVSMYDHDIKELKHEIEDKEQAVKKERTDKNRIRHDFENKLMLNNHQWEKALDQERQKMELECGAQIWDKDRKLKMVRHIINGDQASSSSSETKIKVPPPVAPKPRTTRMKTANSDTSISTAGTSSSSTAYYSAKSTVSTLKKTKTPPTTPSSGSTSTIPISNRRAHRRSRSAGADRWLDHKPAETLELSTVLQPKMKKKKSVTKLNVKDTMEADKYCLTHQEQDSNDEIVTKLIKGDVLPTAGGGTQVVFKDVETLKQISPGDKRKRGYYDKPEVASGDWTDTDERCNVAIEGHGYMKRARPSRV; from the exons ATGAGGAACCA aaaaagaagaGCGCCACAGAAGAACAAAGAAGACACCGATCCAGTCGAAGTATTTTGTCGGATCCGCCCAATTGACGACAATTATGACAAATGTGTGTCTGTGGTTGGCCCAGTCACAGTTCAGTTGACTCCACCTGAGCATTCTCAGGCTTACAAAAATGGAAATTATACGGAG TCACAATATTCATACAGATTTGTATTTGAGGAGACGACGTCACAAAAGGCGATCTATGACCATGTGGCCATGCCGCTAGTAGAAGACCTCTTGCATGGGAAGAATGGCCTCCTTTTTACGTACGGCATTACATCGTCCGGTAAAACACACACAATGACCGGCACGCCACAGGAACAGGGAATCCTACCGAgatgttgtgatgtcatcttTAACAGCATTCAGGAATTACAGGCCAAGAAATAT GTTTTCATCCCAGATAGGCAGAACGCCTTTGACGTCCAATGCGAGGCAGACGCAATGGTTGACCGACAGCGTAAAGACATCCTCCCCAAACTAATGACGCCGAAAACCCCTGGCACCCCTCGAAGGCATGCACG GAATGACAGAAATGATGACGCACCACGAATCAAGGAGCAATCGGCTATCGGCGGTTTGGACGAGGACACTAACTACGCCGTATTTGTCTCGTATATCGAAATCTACAATAACTTTGTCTATGATCTGTTAGAAGACTTACCATATGATCCTATCACTGGATACAA GCCACCACAGTCCAAGGTGCTGAGAGAGGACCGGGACCACAACATGTACGTCCACAATGGCGTAGAGATCGAGGTGAAAAATACCGAAGAGGCATTTGATGTCTTCACGAAAG GTCAGAAGAGAAGGAAGGTGGCACACACCGCGCTGAATGCTTCATCAAGTCGTAGCCATAGTGTCTTTAACATCCGCCTGGTCCAGGCCCCGCTGGATCCGATCGGGGAGGAGGTGGTTCAAGACAAGGAGAAGATATGCGTTAGTCAGCTGTCCCTGGTGGATTTGGCTGGGAGTGAGCGCACGAATAGGACCAAGAATCATGGGGAGAGGCTCCGGGAAGCTG GTAACATCAATCAAACTCTCATGGTGCTGCGAACTTGTATTGAATGTCTCCGCGAGAATCAGAAGAACAGTGGTAACAAGATGGTGCCATTCCGCGACTCTCGTCTCACTCACCTCTTCAAGAACTACTTTGACGGCGAGGGCAAGGTTAAAATGATTGTGTGCGTGAATCCAAAGGCGGATGAATACGACGAGACAGTG CAAGTGATGCGGTTCGCCGAACTAACCCAAGAAGTCCAAGTGGCCCGTCCATCAACAGTCCGGTTCGATCTTGGTTACACGCCTGGCCGTCGAAAGATGAACCAACAATACAAAGACCAGCTCAACCACATGCACGAGCAGGAGGTCCCCAGTGTCGCGACTTCAGTTCGGTTGTACGATATAGGACCACCTTTCCCAATGTTTGAG TTGAATGATCCATCAGATACCGTCACCCTTACGACCCTCACACATTACCTACAAGAGCGCGACGTCCGCCGCCAGAATTTCATGACTGACCTCCTCAGAAAAC AGGATTTATTCCGTACCAGGCTTCTCGACATCGACAATGAGAATTCGGAACTACGCTGCAGGTTCAGCAATTTAGAAACGGTCGTCCGCACTAAAGAAACGGAATCGACCAAACTCGAGCGTAAAATCCGCAGCTTGGAAAATCAGAATCGCGACTTGCAGCGGACGGTCTCGATGTACGATCATGACATCAAGGAACTAAAACATGAGATCGAGGATAAAGAACAGGCGGTGAAAAAGGAACGGACCGATAAGAACCGGATACGACACGACTTTGAGAATAAGCTGATGTTGAATAATCACCAGTGGGAGAAAGCTCTG GATCAAGAACGCCAGAAGATGGAACTGGAGTGCGGTGCACAAATCTGGGACAAAGACCGAAAATTGAAAATGGTCAGGCACATCATCAACGGAGATCAAGCCAGTTCAAGTAGCTCCGAGACAAAGATCAAAGTCCCACCACCAGTGGCCCCAAAACCACGCACTACCAGAATGAAAACGGCTAATTCTGATACGTCGATTAGTACGGCTGGGACTTCGTCTTCAAGTACAGCGTACTACTCAGCAAAGTCGACGGTTAGCACGCTGAAAAAGACGAAGACACCCCCGACGACACCTTCCAGTGGCTCC ACAAGCACCATTCCCATCTCCAACCGTCGTGCCCACCGCCGATCTCGTTCGGCCGGTGCCGACCGATGGCTGGACCACAAGCCTGCCGAGACACTCGAACTCTCCACCGTCCTCCAACccaaaatgaagaagaagaaatccgtCACGAAACTGAATGTGAAGGACACCATGGAGGCCGACAAGTACTGCCTGACGCATCAGGAGCAAGACTCGAATGACGAGATTGTCACCAAGCTTATCAAG gGTGACGTTCTTCCCACAGCTGGAGGTGGTACGCAGGTCGTCTTCAAAGATGTCGAAACCTTAAAACAGATCTCGCCCGGTGACAAGCGAAAGCGGGGCTACTATGATAAACCGGAGGTGGCCAGTGGTGACTGGACAGACACGGACGAACGTTGCAATGTGGCCATTGAGGGCCATGGCTATATGAA GCGGGCAAGACCTAGCAGGGTCTAG
- the LOC135498787 gene encoding monoacylglycerol lipase ABHD2-like: MPDGATVTFDVYECLAEHPTKGDYTMLICPGIANSSESLYIRTMVDYAQNNGFRVSVLNHLGALKDVPLTAPRIYTYGGTEEYEMMVHYVRETYPDSKLVGVGCSMGANILTKYLGMDKKNQDFFICAMSLCQGYDVNSCVYQNQATDIYSQDMSSKYLYQRVWPYLLKWEHLRRFYIFMMTLNQIRVMKQHADVLFSEKALKKYDLDLDKIYASTSLHYLDEVYSRRRAGFDNLEEYYKWSSSASYLPKIDIPMLILNAHDDVIVPDVVFDIPLNHAYTHDKSLFVVTKHGGHLGFFEGQEKNWIMPQSVTWLDKIVLDYSNAVINVTEYDH, translated from the exons ATGCCTGATGGCGCCACCGTCACTTTCGACGTTTATGAATGTCTTGCTGAACATCCTACAAAAG GCGATTACACGATGCTGATCTGTCCCGGCATCGCCAACAGCAGTGAAAGCCTGTACATCCGGACCATGGTCGATTACGCTCAAAATAACGGCTTCCGTGTTTCCGTCCTCAACCACTTGGGGGCGCTGAAAGATGTCCCACTGACGGCGCCGCGGATATACACCTATG gTGGAACAGAAGAGTATGAAATGATGGTCCACTATGTACGGGAGACGTATCCAGATTCAAAACTAGTGGGTGTCGGCTGCAGCATGGGTGCAAACATCCTCACAAAATATCTTGGCATGGACAAGAAAAATCAAGACTTTTTCATTTGTGCCATGTCGCTATGTCAGGGATATGACGTCAACAG TTGTGTTTACCAAAACCAAGCCACAGATATCTACAGTCAGGATATGAGTTCTAAATATCTTTACCAGAG GGTTTGGCCGTATCTTCTCAAATGGGAACACCTACGTCGTTTCTATATATTTATGATGACCTTGAACCAAATTCGAGTCATGAAGCAACATGCCGATGTCCTCTTCAGCGAAAAGGCCTTGAAaaaatatgaccttgacctcgatAAGATATATGCGAGCACGTCCCTCCATTACCTCGACGAAGTTTATTCTCGACGGCGAGCGGGTTTCGACAATTTAGAAGAGTATTATAAGTGGTCAAGCAGTGCAAGTTATTTACCTAAA ATCGACATCCCGATGCTTATATTGAACGCACACGATGATGTCATCGTCCCAGATGTGGTGTTTGACATCCCACTGAATCATGCCT ACACCCATGACAAATCGCTGTTCGTCGTCACAAagcatggcggccatcttggattcttCGAGGGTCAAGAGAAGAATTGGATAATGCCACAGAGCGTTACTTGGTTAGACAAGATCGTTCTGGACTATTCTAATGCTGTGATAAATGTTACTGAATATGACCACTAG
- the LOC135498744 gene encoding kinesin-like protein KIF23 isoform X1, with protein sequence MRNQKRRAPQKNKEDTDPVEVFCRIRPIDDNYDKCVSVVGPVTVQLTPPEHSQAYKNGNYTESQYSYRFVFEETTSQKAIYDHVAMPLVEDLLHGKNGLLFTYGITSSGKTHTMTGTPQEQGILPRCCDVIFNSIQELQAKKYVFIPDRQNAFDVQCEADAMVDRQRKDILPKLMTPKTPGTPRRHARNDRNDDAPRIKEQSAIGGLDEDTNYAVFVSYIEIYNNFVYDLLEDLPYDPITGYKKILNQCLFRPPQSKVLREDRDHNMYVHNGVEIEVKNTEEAFDVFTKGQKRRKVAHTALNASSSRSHSVFNIRLVQAPLDPIGEEVVQDKEKICVSQLSLVDLAGSERTNRTKNHGERLREAGNINQTLMVLRTCIECLRENQKNSGNKMVPFRDSRLTHLFKNYFDGEGKVKMIVCVNPKADEYDETVQVMRFAELTQEVQVARPSTVRFDLGYTPGRRKMNQQYKDQLNHMHEQEVPSVATSVRLYDIGPPFPMFELNDPSDTVTLTTLTHYLQERDVRRQNFMTDLLRKQDLFRTRLLDIDNENSELRCRFSNLETVVRTKETESTKLERKIRSLENQNRDLQRTVSMYDHDIKELKHEIEDKEQAVKKERTDKNRIRHDFENKLMLNNHQWEKALDQERQKMELECGAQIWDKDRKLKMVRHIINGDQASSSSSETKIKVPPPVAPKPRTTRMKTANSDTSISTAGTSSSSTAYYSAKSTVSTLKKTKTPPTTPSSGSTSTIPISNRRAHRRSRSAGADRWLDHKPAETLELSTVLQPKMKKKKSVTKLNVKDTMEADKYCLTHQEQDSNDEIVTKLIKGDVLPTAGGGTQVVFKDVETLKQISPGDKRKRGYYDKPEVASGDWTDTDERCNVAIEGHGYMKRARPSRV encoded by the exons ATGAGGAACCA aaaaagaagaGCGCCACAGAAGAACAAAGAAGACACCGATCCAGTCGAAGTATTTTGTCGGATCCGCCCAATTGACGACAATTATGACAAATGTGTGTCTGTGGTTGGCCCAGTCACAGTTCAGTTGACTCCACCTGAGCATTCTCAGGCTTACAAAAATGGAAATTATACGGAG TCACAATATTCATACAGATTTGTATTTGAGGAGACGACGTCACAAAAGGCGATCTATGACCATGTGGCCATGCCGCTAGTAGAAGACCTCTTGCATGGGAAGAATGGCCTCCTTTTTACGTACGGCATTACATCGTCCGGTAAAACACACACAATGACCGGCACGCCACAGGAACAGGGAATCCTACCGAgatgttgtgatgtcatcttTAACAGCATTCAGGAATTACAGGCCAAGAAATAT GTTTTCATCCCAGATAGGCAGAACGCCTTTGACGTCCAATGCGAGGCAGACGCAATGGTTGACCGACAGCGTAAAGACATCCTCCCCAAACTAATGACGCCGAAAACCCCTGGCACCCCTCGAAGGCATGCACG GAATGACAGAAATGATGACGCACCACGAATCAAGGAGCAATCGGCTATCGGCGGTTTGGACGAGGACACTAACTACGCCGTATTTGTCTCGTATATCGAAATCTACAATAACTTTGTCTATGATCTGTTAGAAGACTTACCATATGATCCTATCACTGGATACAA AAAAATTCTAAATCAATGTCTTTTTAGGCCACCACAGTCCAAGGTGCTGAGAGAGGACCGGGACCACAACATGTACGTCCACAATGGCGTAGAGATCGAGGTGAAAAATACCGAAGAGGCATTTGATGTCTTCACGAAAG GTCAGAAGAGAAGGAAGGTGGCACACACCGCGCTGAATGCTTCATCAAGTCGTAGCCATAGTGTCTTTAACATCCGCCTGGTCCAGGCCCCGCTGGATCCGATCGGGGAGGAGGTGGTTCAAGACAAGGAGAAGATATGCGTTAGTCAGCTGTCCCTGGTGGATTTGGCTGGGAGTGAGCGCACGAATAGGACCAAGAATCATGGGGAGAGGCTCCGGGAAGCTG GTAACATCAATCAAACTCTCATGGTGCTGCGAACTTGTATTGAATGTCTCCGCGAGAATCAGAAGAACAGTGGTAACAAGATGGTGCCATTCCGCGACTCTCGTCTCACTCACCTCTTCAAGAACTACTTTGACGGCGAGGGCAAGGTTAAAATGATTGTGTGCGTGAATCCAAAGGCGGATGAATACGACGAGACAGTG CAAGTGATGCGGTTCGCCGAACTAACCCAAGAAGTCCAAGTGGCCCGTCCATCAACAGTCCGGTTCGATCTTGGTTACACGCCTGGCCGTCGAAAGATGAACCAACAATACAAAGACCAGCTCAACCACATGCACGAGCAGGAGGTCCCCAGTGTCGCGACTTCAGTTCGGTTGTACGATATAGGACCACCTTTCCCAATGTTTGAG TTGAATGATCCATCAGATACCGTCACCCTTACGACCCTCACACATTACCTACAAGAGCGCGACGTCCGCCGCCAGAATTTCATGACTGACCTCCTCAGAAAAC AGGATTTATTCCGTACCAGGCTTCTCGACATCGACAATGAGAATTCGGAACTACGCTGCAGGTTCAGCAATTTAGAAACGGTCGTCCGCACTAAAGAAACGGAATCGACCAAACTCGAGCGTAAAATCCGCAGCTTGGAAAATCAGAATCGCGACTTGCAGCGGACGGTCTCGATGTACGATCATGACATCAAGGAACTAAAACATGAGATCGAGGATAAAGAACAGGCGGTGAAAAAGGAACGGACCGATAAGAACCGGATACGACACGACTTTGAGAATAAGCTGATGTTGAATAATCACCAGTGGGAGAAAGCTCTG GATCAAGAACGCCAGAAGATGGAACTGGAGTGCGGTGCACAAATCTGGGACAAAGACCGAAAATTGAAAATGGTCAGGCACATCATCAACGGAGATCAAGCCAGTTCAAGTAGCTCCGAGACAAAGATCAAAGTCCCACCACCAGTGGCCCCAAAACCACGCACTACCAGAATGAAAACGGCTAATTCTGATACGTCGATTAGTACGGCTGGGACTTCGTCTTCAAGTACAGCGTACTACTCAGCAAAGTCGACGGTTAGCACGCTGAAAAAGACGAAGACACCCCCGACGACACCTTCCAGTGGCTCC ACAAGCACCATTCCCATCTCCAACCGTCGTGCCCACCGCCGATCTCGTTCGGCCGGTGCCGACCGATGGCTGGACCACAAGCCTGCCGAGACACTCGAACTCTCCACCGTCCTCCAACccaaaatgaagaagaagaaatccgtCACGAAACTGAATGTGAAGGACACCATGGAGGCCGACAAGTACTGCCTGACGCATCAGGAGCAAGACTCGAATGACGAGATTGTCACCAAGCTTATCAAG gGTGACGTTCTTCCCACAGCTGGAGGTGGTACGCAGGTCGTCTTCAAAGATGTCGAAACCTTAAAACAGATCTCGCCCGGTGACAAGCGAAAGCGGGGCTACTATGATAAACCGGAGGTGGCCAGTGGTGACTGGACAGACACGGACGAACGTTGCAATGTGGCCATTGAGGGCCATGGCTATATGAA GCGGGCAAGACCTAGCAGGGTCTAG
- the LOC135498579 gene encoding solute carrier family 25 member 44-like translates to MLRMQDSQVDKMESSKKITIIEFEMMDKRKFFPLTVLSGFSIRCILYPVTLVKTRLQMQRGTELYTGTFNALSKILKSEGAMGLYRGFLISTLQIAPQVCYISTYEGVRTCLEKYGGVTNTKVKSMIGGMCASVVGQTFVVPVDVVSQYLMVLSKSTGHMPEHIRRSFPLSVDNMAYYSRWGFTKALCKALYKRDGIAGFYRGYLASLAVFAPNSAMWWYFYDTYCDVLSGVAPVWVPRLALQCISAPLGGITVSVITNPLDTIRTRIQVEGKTFSRTVRTLWAEEQMGMFMKGLSARMIQSVTFSFFIILGYESIKRVSLLEEHKDKVRW, encoded by the exons ATGTTGAGGATGCAAGATTCACAGGTAGACAAGATGGAATCAAGCAAGAAAATCACGATTATTGAGTTCGAGATGATGGATAAGAGAAAGTTTTTCCCACTGACAGTGCTGAGTGGATTCTCCATCCGTTGCATTCTGTACCCAGTTACGTTGGTAAAGACGCGCCTTCAGATGCAACGAGGGACAGAACTGTACACAGGAACGTTTAACGCGCTGTCGAAAATCCTCAAATCCGAAGGCGCAATGGGTTTATATCGGGGGTTTCTAATCAGCACATTACAAATTGCTCCGCAGGTGTGTTATATTTCGACGTACGAGGGTGTCAGGACCTGTCTCGAAAAATATGGCGGTGTCACGAACACGAAAGTGAAATCAATGATCGGTGGAATGTGTGCGTCAGTTGTCGGACAAACGTTTGTCGTCCCGGTTGATGTCGTATCTCAATACCTCATGGTGCTATCCAAATCTACAGGACATATGCCAGAACATATTCGACGTAGTTTTCCTTTAAGTGTTGACAATATGGCCTACTACTCTCGCTGGGGATTCACGAAGGCGTTATGCAAGGCGCTGTATAAGAGGGACGGTATTGCAGGATTCTATCGAGGGTACCTGGCGTCGCTGGCCGTGTTTGCTCCCAACAGTGCCATGTGGTGGTATTTCTACGACACTTACTGTG ATGTTCTCTCCGGCGTAGCGCCTGTCTGGGTCCCACGACTCGCCCTGCAGTGTATATCCGCGCCACTAGGTGGCATAACAGTTTCTGTGATAACAAACCCATTAGACACTATTAGGACAAGAATACAG GTTGAGGGAAAAACCTTCTCGAGAACAGTCAGGACTCTGTGGGCTGAGGAGCAAATGGGAATGTTTATGAAAGGACTCTCCGCACGCATGATACAATCTGTAACTTTTTCCTTCTTCATAATACTCGGCTACGAGAGTATAAAGAGGGTGAGCTTGTTAGAGGAGCATAAGGACAAAGTTCGATGGTAG